actttgtttgtgtaaactgcTATTTTGAACTATAGCCAATTTTTTATGTAAACTAGCAAAACTATGAACTGGTGCGTGTAAATGTGCACTGGTGTCATCACTCTTAGATAGATCTTGGACAAAACTTGGCAATTAAGCTTTCTGTCACATATTTAACCCTGTGGAAAGATATGTTTGAACCAAAAATGATCTTCTGTTAAAGATTACTCAGATGATTCCCATTCCATTACTGTGACAGGTTTGGTTTTCATGGCTCTTTTTGGCATTTTATTTCTCATCTTGTGTATCCAGTATGACCTGCAGTGGTCATCCTTTTTCTTAACCAAATCTCACTAACAAGGGAGCAACACGGGTCACCAATTTATCACAAACAGACAACCAAACACTCTGATTTCCACTCCTAAGACCAATTTAGAATTACCAGTTAACATGAAACACATCTTtgggctgtgggaggaaaccggATCACCCAGAAATAACTCACACACAACTCACACCCAATCCAGAACCTTGTTGCTATTAGGCAACAATAACAACCACTGTGCTGCTTATTAGACAACAATAAATATACATCATTATCCATCATTATTTCCTTACCAATGCAGCCAACCAAAATGGAAAGCCTAAGTAGTTTAAGTAAAAGGAGGTCCAAGTACTATAGAGTATAAGTCCAAATCCAATGTTGAGAAGCCCGATCATTATCTGCAGAGTCTGTGAAAAATGAAGTACAGTATGAACAGTGAACATTGTGCAGTTTAAGAAAAAACTACAAATTACAAAATAGGCATAATATAAAATGTGATGTATAGATGGTTGTAGCTCACCCCCAGCACTGTCTGAGAAGCTCTGTTGAGGCTTCTCAGGTGCTGAGACACACTGCAGCACACTGGACTGTAGCAAAGGTTCTTGAAGATCTGGCACAGAGGAGGCCAAGGACTTtgggggtcagaggtcagagtgaGTACTGTGACCCCATCAGCCTTGGACACAGTCACTGACATCCTgtctcacgaacaaataaaacactgaaaaaagccaaacaataacatttttaggttatctaagtgacttatatattacatttaacctgagtagtgaaagaccgcggtgatctgaaaatgatgtgccaaGACTTTGCTGTTCTCGGCTGCtctagtgaccctcgagctcctggctagctatcaagctggtgggtagcagacgtctccaaaaacgcatttttgcaaatatgcgatgtcttgataaaccgagtagatatttgaagtttacacaggtacattctgaaaatatgttaaaagtttattttgtgacccagaaagagtaataaggaTAATATTAAAACTTGGTAGTGGCGGCCATTGTTAAAAACTGGAAtgggctgggccgcgctatgaattctgtgATActgtgggccacgaaggacacacctgaCCCagccttcaaattcggggaaaaggaggacacaTTTGGAgaagtctacgaatttggacagccttcagcGCGTAGCTGTGACGTAGTCGGTCTACAAAtgtggcctcaggaggatgcaggccatgaatttggacactcTAGTTTTGTTTCCCGTTGTCTTGTTATGTCTAATaaatcccagctgtgtttccttcTGGTTCCCCATTTCCTCATTATTCCCTTGTATATTTGaaccctgtgttttcctttgccTTTTGTCCAGTTGTACCTTCTTGTGTGTaagtctctctgtgtttccaGTTTCAGTCCTACATTTCTAGTTTCCTGaagatttagtttttttttccagtgttctgttcttatttattctcaaggttttttggtttgtttttgtgcgagtttatttttatgaaaGAATTTCCCCACCAATAAACCTGCCATCCTAAGTTACGTTTTGGTGTTTGAGTCGTGAGTTTGGGTCCATTTCCTGCCTCTGCCTCACATaaaattgtcattattatttatttaatcattcATTTTTTGCTGAATTGTTTCTCCTTGCTccttcagtttttaaattaaaatctctctctctctctctctctcagtaaTTTTCACCACATTTATATCAGCAAAGCTAGATAATAGAAACTTCTTTCTATTTAAtgcaacacatttaaaaaacttcAGAAATGTAGTTAAATCCACATGTGCAGCACATAGTGATGTCAGCGCCAGCCCCAGCTTTATTTACTGCACGCTCTTGTTCAGGAACAAGGAAGTCATGTTAAAATTGGCCAGTTGCctcttttgtgttgttttacatCCATAACATGAAACACCTGAACCAATGGATAAATAtactatattttatatttatgattAGACTAATATTAACTTTAGCACTTGTATTTTTGTTCCCAGAAATCATAAAATCAGTTTCAACCTGTGTGTTTTCTGATGTTGTTTAAACTTACAACATGGAGATCGATGAAAAATGATTAGCTTAATCCACAATTCTTTTGACATAAAGACACAACTCTTAATTAGTCTGAATTACAAGCTGAATATTAGAAGCGGAAGCACTCGCTGCTAGTCAGGCCGTACATGTGTTCTCAGGCAGTTGAAAATCCCCTTGTAGTTGAAAACAAACACGCAAGCATTTATTTCCAAAGTCTGGAATTTACCGAACCTAAACACGGTAAGAAAACTGTTTGACTCCAAAGCAGTTTAACCCTCCAGATCAATGAACAACGATTAGATTAAACCACATTTTTTACATAAAGACATAACTCTTAATTAGCCTGAATTACAAACTGAATCAAACATGAAAGACTTACCTGTTAGTGAAGAACAAAAACTTAAACAACTCCGTTTGAAAAGCAAACAAGTCTGATCAAGTAAGCGGTACACTGGAAAGAGGAAACCAGGAACTGGGCAACATCGCTACCAATAGCACCTCCTCTTTATGCTCTCCATTGTAAGAAAAATGAGCGTAAAAAATATGATGTATAAGGTAACACCTGCAGAAAAGGTAGCGGTGACATGGGAGGAGCCACAAGTTTATGTCTAGTTCAGTTCAtgttctatttatattattaatttagttttacctaatatttattgattgtattcttattcattttttatcttcttactctgtttatacttatatttatattgtatcccactcttatttattttatctttttatcctgtttatattcttattaggtcatatctccagtgtttcctcggagggggctctctgcaccggggctgtgaCCGACCGTGGCCGCTAGGGCTCTGTGGATcctctcagcctggctggggagcttctttgcctccctcctgctgtgtgcccagcctggaggctgcggtctgtgaccggctcccggtgcagacggctccctgtgatagtgtttcctcacttggctaatgcgtacccagcccaattttactctttaagtgtgtgtgtgtgtggggggggatgTGTGTATCCATGACCGTTTctgttaatgagagtgtggggaatgagtgggagggtggggtggggtgggctgcttttaaccatgtaaagcactttgtgctacagttttttttgtatgaaaagtgctttataaataaagattgattgattgattgattgatgtcAAGAGTCAAAAAATATGTTCAGCAAACGTGCCAAATTTAAACTTCAGACATTctttaaataacaaacttgaCTAGTTTAAAACTGTAACTTGGTAATGATTTAATAACAAATAATTAATTAGGTCAATCAGTCAAACATAACTAAAAGAATCACCTGTTAACAAACTTGGTGTGTTTGCTGCACAGTTTGGAAAAAGTAAACCAGGAAAGAAATACGACAGCGCTCCCTGGTGGTCACAGCGACACTGTTACTACACCTTTATTGTACAATTACAAGAAAAAGGTTATGAGCCGTGTCCACTTCTCCACAGACAACACAAACAAATCTTTGGATGTTGATTTGATTTACGttcatacacaaacacagtctgACTCAAATAATGACacacatttgtatttttaacgCTTTCTTGAAGAACAAGAACAATCAAGAATGTTGATTCACTTGGTTCAGCCCAGGCAGTCAGTAACAGAGTAAATATACACAGTGCTATAATTCATATATTCTACATCATGACACCTAAAAATTTTAGTAACGATAATCTTCAGACATGTTCCTGTTTTCGCACAAAACGCTTAATGTTGAAGTTTAATATAAAATtctctaaaaataaaatgtcacaaATACAAGCAAAATGAATTATATAACAGTTACAGGtgacttctttaaaaaaaaattaaacatgatTATTTTTAGGAACATTTTGAAAACACTCAGAAGTTggaggctgtacagtcacaattttttttattgctgatGTGACATTACACAGAGTCAAGATGTTCAGACCACATGCAGCGCAGTCACTTCTATCAGCACTGGTTTGTGGAGCTCTGGGTCATCAGTGCtctaaaagagaaaaataatgtGGGCTAAGTTCCTGACAAGGTGCTGACACACTCAAATCTCAAACAGCACTGACCACACAGACTTCATGCAGAGATACACACATCACTGTTTGTTGTCCACTGTCCGTATTCATTCAAAACTCAGTGAACTAAGCCAATGTTGTAAACGAGAGCATGCAAATGATGTGAAAGTTTGATAAAGTCATGCATAAAACAGTTAACTCACATCGTTGCTGCTGACTGTGGCCTAAAAGCTATTTACATGACTGTTGTATGACTGTATATTTAATATGAGGCTACCGGAAAGTTGTTAGCACAAAGACTGAAAGCAGCAAGACTAAAGCCAGTATTTTTATCAAGATGAAAAGGCTTACTTTAACTTAAATGCAATACATTTTAGCTCATGTGATGCTTAAATAAAAGCTGCACTGCAGGGACTTGGTGTTTCCCAGTAAGCCCCACATAAAATAATGCAGACAAAACTAAAGAGATAACTTcatatcatatttttaaagtttcacccaaaatgtaaaaagttaccaatataaatatttttatcttTACACAACATTTCCTGTGCAAATACAGATTtaagataaatataaaaaattatatttgtcCATATTCTACCATGTTTTGACGCTGAAGATGAGCTTTGATCTCCCAAAAGGCAGAGGTCAGGGTGACGCCGACCTCCACGCCAGACAAGACAATCAGCAGCAGATTCATCACCAGAATCACCATCTGGACACAAACGCACTCTTTGTTGTTACTCTCAGAAAGTTTTGACTGACTTTTGGTGAAATGTCAATGTTTACTTCTTTTAacatttaatgcattttttgaGACATATCTTTCTTGTACAGGCTTATCATCTCCTCTGGCTGCAATTAGACATGGATGATAATGGAAGAAGAGATTAGCTCTGCAGCTTCTTCTTCCCCACACTTACCAGTATCAGGTGGTAGGCTTCCAAATATTTTTCCTGGGAATTTGTTCCATAATTCCCGATGGTGTATAAAACTATCATATTCATGGTGTAGACAACAAAAGCTACCATGGCGATACCAAATCCAGTGAGATACAAAATCATGTTGAGTATGACCTAAAATACAAGACTTGTGTCACTTTATGCACAACAAAATATGCATtcaacactcagacaacttaaAAAGCCAACAAATGCTTCAAATTTAACAGTTTGTCTCCACAGTGGAAGTCAGCGGGTGACTGCTGTTCACTGGAGGAAATTTCTTCAACACTGTTCAACACAATGTGGGTGCATATTTGGAGATATCTACTGCTACATGTATCATGTAGAAAAGATGATGGTGTGATATTTGCACCATCATTTTAGCCACAGGTCCCTTAAGGTCCTGTAAGTTGTGAGGTGTGGCTTCCATGGATCGGAATTGTTTGGCCAACAAATCCCACAGATGCtcgattggattgagatctggggaATTTGGAGACCAAGCCAACACCTCAAATTCATTTGTGCTCCCCAAACCATCCCTCAACCATTTTTCCTTTGTGGCAGGGTGCTTTATTCTGCTGAAAGTGGCCACAACCACCAGGGAGTACCATCTCCATGAAAGCATGTACATGGTCTGAAACAATGCTTAGGTAAGTGGTCtgtgtcaaagaaaacatcacagtCCATCCACAGCATTGCCTTCTTCCCATAGTGCATCCTGGTGCCAGCATTCCCCAGGTAAGCACACACACCCAGTCATCcatgtgatgtaaaaaaaaaaataaaaagattcaTCATACCAGACCACCTGTGCAGCCATGAAGCTCCAAAAGCAACAAACAGTGATGCACTGTGTATTCTGACACCTTTCTGTCAGAACCAGTATTAAATTTGTCAACAGTTTGAGCTTCAGCCAGCCTTCACAATGTTATGCCTGCTtagtatatgtatatataataaaGCTGAATTACTCACCCAAGTTGGGTGCTTCTCAAACAAGAGGGCTTTGATGCCAAGCACAATGAactagaaacacacacacacacacacacacacacacacacacacacacacacacacacacacacacaaatcaataTTTAATCAAGTTACATACTTCTGTTTAAAGACTCTATACAAGTAATTCCTTTATTTTTCACTGAGTAAACAGCAACTTGCGCACCAACATGGCCCCCAGGAGGTACCGATGGAGGCAGATGGTGAACCTCAACTGCTGCCCTAATTGTGTGTGATTAAGTGTGTATATAGTAAAATGATATGAATTTTAACTAGTTGATAACACTATGTAAATGCATTATCTTCCATGTTCTCATTATCCACTTGTCTCTAATATTGCTTGAGAACTAAAAGAATAAGATGCTCAGTTAAAGGTGAACACTGGCAAGGTAGGTTGACCTTTGTTTGATAAAGGGACATCTAAATGATTTTAATGACATCTGACACTTCAAACTGAGCCTAGACATGTAGAATGATTTATACAACTGGTTGTAAATTCTAAAAAGTCATTACAATACATTTTTACACCCCTTGAATTAAAATTGAATGTCTACACTTCACTGATTACAGAGGCAACATTACTGATTTTGTGCCTCTCCACATTCTTATGGTCTTCACTTTATGTTGTCAGTACTGTATGTTGCTGCATGAGAGGAGGAGTCAGATGTGATTTAacaaaacagccccaaaaagcTGTCTGGGAAGGAAATGCTGTTTGGTTTGATGGTCACACAAAgtttctgaaataaataaaacactaatTAAACATTAGCTTTCTTACCATTGCTCCTGACCAATATGGGAAGCTAGAGAAACCAAAAACGTTTAGACCAGTACATGAAAAGAAAGCACCGAGTCCAATACTGAGCAGCCCAATCCTAACCTGCAGAACCtgtgaaacaggaagtaagaTAActgtttattgtcattgcacagtcatacatggCACAATAGTACAATGAGCACTACTATTAGTAAACGTACAGAACGAACAGCAAACATAAGCATGCTTCTTATGGCATGTCATTTTCTTATGTTTCCATGCTGTTTGTTAAGATGGACCTATTACTTCCATCTTTGCTGGGACACCACTGGGGTAGCGTTGCAGGAGTCATGGTTCAGGGTAAAAAATGTTCATCTTATGGTCCTTTATTCAGCCCATTGGTTAATCTGCTGTATAAAACAAACCATTTTAGCTCCTCTCCCTTTAAGCCAGAATAAAGATCTGCAGGTGACTGCAGTTTCTGTGCTTACAGCCAGTGCTGTGTGTATGAAATGACCATATAAGTGAAATCTATTCGAGaccaaaagtaaaacaaaaaagcgTAACATTGAATCACTCATagttttaaaagtaaaagttttaCACAATAATTTGATTGTTTGAGGTTTCCTCACCCCCAACACTGTCTCAGAAGCTCTCTGGGACCCACTCAGGTGCTTGGACACAGCGGAGAACAATGGCCTGTAGCAAGGGCTCTTGAGGATCTGGAACAGAGGACGCCAGGGACTTTGGGATTTGGAGGTAAAAGTAAACATAGTGATCCCATCAGCTTTGGGCACAGACATCTTGCATAGAGATCCTGGAGACTGAAACTGAAAGACAGTGATAATCATTTGAATTTGAAAGTCAGCACAGCACAAACTTTAACTTTCTGTCCTTTCCTGTTTTACTCTGATAGTCTtgtgtcctgtgttcagtgttttgaGGTTTGCTTCCcctttgtctcgttatgtctgtgctctcctcctgtgtctcattccctcgttatccctcagtgtatttaagccccgtGTCTTCATCTGTTTGTCGCTGATTCATCTGCTTATCACCAACTGCATGTCCCATGTCTGAGGTGTTCATGGTCCATGTCTCAggtctttattttctttgttgttgttttttcaggtTTCTCCTAGTTTAGGTTTTGCTTGTTTGGTCTCTGTCcccttttgcttttgtttgtattcTGCTCCGCCGTAATAAAGGCTCACTCTCAGTTCATGTCCATCTTCAGTGCTTGCATTCAGCTCCAATCTGCTCTCCATGCCTCTGCCACAGCGGACGTGACAACTTTTGGCAAAAAAGTGTAGATTTTGATTCGCTGGGTCACTTTACAAACAAAAATCTACTCAATTACAATTAAGAATTTCAGTTAATGGTCAAAGTGCAGACTCTTTTAGATATAGAGAACAACAAGAAGGGATGTGTGTAATTTAGATTGCCTACTATTTAATTGATTTGCATTGTAACCCAAAGTAAATATGAACACTTACCTGTTAAAGTAGAAAcaaaactccaacaatccacaagagaaaataaaagtgaaGATTATTACACAGTGAGGAAGGAGCTTAACAGGCCGAACCTGTTACCTGAAGTCTCCTCCTCTGTGGGAGTCATACAGAAACTTTATCAAGTTCAACTGAACACTCAgctaaacacaaagaaaagtaaACATAATAAATATCATGGCATAATGTCCCATAAAAGCTGGAGAAAATGTGGCATTGGCATCACCACAAGTTTAGAGATGGTGAGTCCAAATTTCTTGAATGTAA
The genomic region above belongs to Oreochromis niloticus isolate F11D_XX linkage group LG11, O_niloticus_UMD_NMBU, whole genome shotgun sequence and contains:
- the LOC102077760 gene encoding uncharacterized protein LOC102077760 isoform X2 — protein: MSVPKADGITMFTFTSKSQSPWRPLFQILKSPCYRPLFSAVSKHLSGSQRASETVLGVLQVRIGLLSIGLGAFFSCTGLNVFGFSSFPYWSGAMFIVLGIKALLFEKHPTWVILNMILYLTGFGIAMVAFVVYTMNMIVLYTIGNYGTNSQEKYLEAYHLILMVILVMNLLLIVLSGVEVGVTLTSAFWEIKAHLQRQNMSTDDPELHKPVLIEVTALHVV
- the LOC102077760 gene encoding uncharacterized protein LOC102077760 isoform X1 is translated as MESRLELNASTEDGHELRFQSPGSLCKMSVPKADGITMFTFTSKSQSPWRPLFQILKSPCYRPLFSAVSKHLSGSQRASETVLGVLQVRIGLLSIGLGAFFSCTGLNVFGFSSFPYWSGAMFIVLGIKALLFEKHPTWVILNMILYLTGFGIAMVAFVVYTMNMIVLYTIGNYGTNSQEKYLEAYHLILMVILVMNLLLIVLSGVEVGVTLTSAFWEIKAHLQRQNMSTDDPELHKPVLIEVTALHVV